Part of the Bacillus sp. THAF10 genome is shown below.
TAATCCCCATTTGATTTATCTTTTGGCGTCTCAAGCAGCACATCTGGAATTTGTTCCTCTGTTGCCAAACCTGCTTTGATAACAGCTGCCTTTATCTCTGCCTTTAGACGCTCTTGTACCTGTTCGACTATGTTCATTTTGCCTGTTCCTCCTCATAATTAATTGTTATCAAGTATTGACCAGTAATTTCACCTTGAATCTTTAATTTATAATCTAGCTGCAAGGAGCCTCTATTTTTATTCGGATCTTTCATCAAAACCACTTTATTGGTCTCTGTTAAAAATGGAAAGGTTGCCCCCGCACCTTGGAAGGTCCCTTCTGTTGTTTCACCAGTTTTAAATGATTGCGCCATTTTAATGTCCCCTGAGCGCCTCAATCGTACTTCCTGGCTACTGATTTTATAAAAACAGTCAACCTTTTCCTGACCTTCGAGCTCTTCAGCAAACACAATGTATTCTGAATCACCTTTTATGTAAAATTGACCTGTTGTATCAAATGAAACGTGCTGTTTTTCGTTGTTGGCATCAATGATTTCCGATTGGAAGTCCACCTTTATCGGCATTTTCGTAT
Proteins encoded:
- a CDS encoding DUF1934 domain-containing protein, translating into MADNQKDTKMPIKVDFQSEIIDANNEKQHVSFDTTGQFYIKGDSEYIVFAEELEGQEKVDCFYKISSQEVRLRRSGDIKMAQSFKTGETTEGTFQGAGATFPFLTETNKVVLMKDPNKNRGSLQLDYKLKIQGEITGQYLITINYEEEQAK